A stretch of Terriglobia bacterium DNA encodes these proteins:
- a CDS encoding OmpH family outer membrane protein — MRNRVWLLMVAMTLAVYPMFLRAQGPAAAGDKVAVVDIQQAIIGTAEGKQALQDLQKKYQPRETEINQRQDDVQNLQQQLQKQMTTLSADEQRRMQHDLQEKQTVLQRLEQDAQSSFQYDRDTVMRDLGQKMVKVIDQYASAHGYALVIDGSQVPVYYAAKGVDITPEIVKLYDSSHPAEGASTSPGASGSSVAPKAPPKPNP; from the coding sequence ATGAGAAATCGCGTATGGTTGTTGATGGTGGCGATGACCCTGGCGGTCTATCCGATGTTTCTGAGGGCGCAAGGCCCAGCGGCGGCGGGCGACAAAGTTGCCGTCGTTGACATCCAGCAGGCCATTATCGGCACTGCTGAAGGGAAACAGGCATTGCAGGACCTTCAGAAGAAATACCAGCCGCGTGAGACGGAAATCAACCAGCGGCAGGACGACGTGCAGAACCTGCAGCAACAACTGCAGAAGCAGATGACAACCTTGAGCGCCGATGAACAGCGCCGGATGCAGCACGATCTTCAGGAGAAGCAGACCGTCCTGCAACGTCTGGAGCAGGATGCGCAATCATCCTTCCAGTACGATCGCGACACGGTTATGCGGGACCTGGGGCAAAAGATGGTGAAAGTGATCGACCAGTACGCCTCAGCGCACGGCTACGCGCTGGTGATCGATGGCAGCCAGGTGCCTGTTTATTATGCCGCGAAGGGGGTTGATATCACGCCGGAGATCGTCAAGCTCTATGACTCCTCGCATCCTGCGGAGGGGGCCTCGACGTCCCCGGGCGCTTCCGGTTCATCGGTCGCGCCCAAGGCTCCGCCCAAGCCCAATCCCTGA